One Brassica napus cultivar Da-Ae chromosome A5, Da-Ae, whole genome shotgun sequence DNA window includes the following coding sequences:
- the LOC106367120 gene encoding probable xyloglucan endotransglucosylase/hydrolase protein 30, translating to MSKLSYNLIFSIIILVFLCLGLRSSAFTNLNTLSFEESLSPLFGDANLVRSPDDLSVRLLLDKYTGSGFISSNMYQHGFYSSMIKLPADYTAGVVVAFYTSNGDVFQKTHDELDIEFLGNIKGKPWRFQTNLYGNGSTPRGREERYRLWFDPSKEFHRYSILWTPHKIIFWVDDVPIREVIRSEAMGADYPAKPMALYATIWDASDWATSGGKYKANYKFAPFVAEFKSFSLDGCSVDPIQEVPVDCADSVEFLESQDYSAINSHQRAAMRRFRQRFMYYSYCYDTVRYPEPPPECVIVPAEKDRFRDTGRLKFGGTEARERRRNRRQQRPEIESDPDERKLL from the exons atgtcTAAATTATCGTATAATCTCATCTTCTCGATTATCATCTTGGTCTTCTTGTGTTTGGGTTTGAGATCATCAGCGTTTACGAATCTCAATACCTTAAGCTTCGAAGAATCACTTTCTCCTCTATTCGGTGATGCCAATCTCGTCCGTTCTCCTGATGATCTCTCCGTTCGCCTCCTCCTCGATAAGTACACCG GTTCTGGTTTCATATCATCGAATATGTATCAACATGGATTTTACAGCTCTATGATTAAACTTCCCGCCGATTATACTGCCGGCGTTGTCGTCGCCTTTTAT ACATCAAACGGAGACGTGTTCCAGAAAACACACGACGAGTTAGACATAGAGTTTTTAGGAAACATAAAAGGAAAGCCATGGAGGTTTCAGACAAATCTCTACGGAAATGGAAGCACGCCTAGAGGTCGCGAAGAGAGATATCGTCTCTGGTTTGATCCTTCTAAAGAGTTTCATCGTTACAGCATCCTCTGGACTCCTCACAAGATcat ATTTTGGGTTGATGATGTACCAATAAGAGAAGTGATAAGAAGTGAAGCAATGGGAGCCGATTATCCAGCGAAGCCAATGGCTCTTTACGCCACCATCTGGGATGCCTCCGATTGGGCAACCTCCGGCGGAAAATATAAAGCTAATTACAAATTTGCCCCCTTCGTCGCCGAGTTCAAATCTTTCTCCCTCGATGGCTGCTCCGTTGATCCCATCCAAGAAGTTCCTGTTGATTGCGCTGACTCTGTCGAGTTCCTTGAATCGCAAGATTACTCTGCCATCAATTCACATCAACGTGCCGCCATGAGAAGATTCCGACAACGGTTTATGTATTATTCTTATTGTTACGATACAGTTAGGTATCCAGAGCCACCACCGGAGTGCGTGATTGTTCCGGCGGAGAAGGATAGGTTTAGGGATACGGGTAGGTTGAAATTTGGTGGTACAGAGGCTCGTGAACGGCGGAGAAATCGCCGGCAACAAAGGCCAGAGATTGAGAGTGATCCTGATGAGAGAAagcttttataa